The following proteins are encoded in a genomic region of Vigna radiata var. radiata cultivar VC1973A unplaced genomic scaffold, Vradiata_ver6 scaffold_282, whole genome shotgun sequence:
- the LOC106779486 gene encoding uncharacterized protein LOC106779486, producing MAVANLQRLSSQVQRLPSLSFFSKSLISRSTATSSSSKKVSDRIVRLSAIDFEGKKHEVVGLAGHTLLKALINTGLIDPDSHRLEEIDACSAHCEVNIAQEWLDKLPPRSYDEEYVLVRNSRARVLNKHSRLGCQVLLDHNLQGMVVALPEPKPWDTS from the coding sequence ATGGCAGTGGCGAATCTGCAGCGGCTGTCCTCTCAAGTGCAACGCCTACCCTCCCTTTCCTTCTTTTCGAAATCGCTAATCTCGCGCTCCACCGCCACCTCGTCCTCCTCGAAGAAGGTCTCGGACCGCATCGTGAGGCTCTCGGCGATAGACTTCGAGGGCAAGAAACACGAGGTAGTGGGCCTGGCGGGCCACACACTCCTGAAGGCCCTAATCAACACGGGCCTGATCGACCCGGATTCCCACCGCCTGGAAGAGATCGACGCCTGCTCCGCCCACTGCGAGGTCAACATCGCCCAAGAATGGCTCGACAAGCTTCCCCCTCGCTCCTACGACGAGGAATACGTCCTCGTTCGGAATTCCCGAGCCAGGGTCCTCAACAAACACTCCAGGCTCGGATGCCAGGTCCTCCTCGACCACAACCTCCAAGGTATGGTCGTTGCCCTTCCCGAACCTAAGCCCTGGGACACTTCCTAA